From the genome of Brassica oleracea var. oleracea cultivar TO1000 chromosome C4, BOL, whole genome shotgun sequence:
CTCTCTCCGACGTTGACCACTACATGGTTTGGGCCACAGACGCTAAAGTCGCACAATTTTGCTCATGGGAGCCTTGCACGAGCCGAGAAGAAGCCATCACATACATAACTGATTCGGTCTTGACACACCCATGGCTCCGAGCCATCTGTTTAGAGGACGACCGTCCCATCGGCTACATCTTGATCATGGCGGTTGATGACATCAGGAAAGAGATCGGTTATGTGCTAGCTAGAAAGTATTGGGGAAAAGGGTTCGCTACGGAGGCGGTGAGGCTAGTGACGGCGGAGATATTCAAGGAAATGCCGGAGATCGAGAGGCTTGAGGCACTAGTAGACGTGGACAATATGGGATCTCAAAGGGTTCTTGAAAAAGTTGGTTTTACTAGAGAAGGTGTGATGAGGAATTTGATAATAATGAAAGGAAGTGTTAGAGATATGGTCATGTTTAGTTTCTTGCCTTCTGATCCGTTGAAGTAATTGATCAACAAAAATATCAGTTCAGATTATCTATAATGTTGGACTTTTTCTATGATTCATCTGTAAAACATGAAATAAAGTAATAAACTCTGTTACTGTGATGTATTAGTTGCCTTGTCAAAAGTTTCTACAAACTTGGCCTTTTCAGTACTTGTATATGCAGCGAATTTACATGATCAATTATAGAAACAACTGAAATTTACGGATATAGCCATAAACTTAATTAGATATGATGGTCACCTAATTACACATTGCTAGATAGAGAAGAGTTTATAAAGCAAACTATTAGCTGATAACAAACCATTTCTCTTGATGAGTGTACGGAGCCAATTCCATAATGTGTAGAAAATATCCATACAAATTCACACAAACCATTTCTCTTGATGAGTGTACGGAGCCAATTCCATAATGTGTATAATATATCCATAAAAATT
Proteins encoded in this window:
- the LOC106340950 gene encoding uncharacterized N-acetyltransferase p20, which produces MEMDSNETQPKVVVSSPARRISLRQMTLSDVDHYMVWATDAKVAQFCSWEPCTSREEAITYITDSVLTHPWLRAICLEDDRPIGYILIMAVDDIRKEIGYVLARKYWGKGFATEAVRLVTAEIFKEMPEIERLEALVDVDNMGSQRVLEKVGFTREGVMRNLIIMKGSVRDMVMFSFLPSDPLK